The proteins below are encoded in one region of Mangifera indica cultivar Alphonso chromosome 7, CATAS_Mindica_2.1, whole genome shotgun sequence:
- the LOC123220807 gene encoding putative disease resistance protein RGA4, translating to MEVVLEPVISELVKGLFKILGSNEVRDFAQQLVGGVDSKLKELKDKLTHIGNLLRNAQDKQLSDESVKNWLDNLQQWAYDAEDLLDEFAYEALRNKLKAQHQASSSKGFSCLPACLPSPLFAVQMGCKIKEINSRLDKLRQQRSAEREDQERSGLPPTNVAAPPKPEETSSVRPEQKVYGRNEDEAELLKMVKSGANFQVIAVVGMGGIGKTTIAREVYNHKELEDIKFDKKAWVCVSTNFKVEEISKELLEQFSKEVPKNFNEIQVQLEKAVSGKKFLIVLDDIWKVEYQQWETLKSPFAAGAPGSMMIVTTRDTDVAQTIRCSHTYQLKLLSNDACKSLFQEHAFGAGAFAVPNQISDSIYKRVVERCGGLPLAAKTLGGLLRFKQSDTWENILESKIWSTSDERDHILPALKLSYHYLPSNLKRCFGYCAIFPQDYEFEEKELALLWIAEGIVQPSDKQLDEAVRKVESTIF from the coding sequence ATGGAAGTCGTTCTTGAGCCCGTCATCTCCGAACTCGTTAAGGGGTTGTTTAAGATACTGGGGTCCAATGAAGTGCGGGACTTTGCCCAGCAACTTGTTGGAGGGGTAGATTCAAAGCTCAAAGAGCTGAAGGACAAGTTGACACACATTGGAAATCTTCTTCGCAATGCGCAAGACAAGCAACTGTCAGATGAAAGCGTAAAGAACTGGCTTGACAATCTTCAACAGTGGGCTTATGATGCGGAGGATTTACTCGATGAGTTTGCCTACGAAGCTTTGCGAAACAAACTGAAGGCACAACACCAGGCAAGCTCTAGCAAAGGATTTAGCTGCCTCCCCGCTTGTTTACCGAGTCCTTTGTTCGCTGTCCAGATGGGGTGCAAGATCAAAGAAATCAATAGCCGGTTGGATAAACTTCGCCAACAAAGATCAGCTGAACGTGAAGATCAAGAGCGTTCTGGACTGCCACCAACTAACGTCGCTGCACCGCCAAAACCAGAGGAAACTTCAAGCGTCCGACCTGAACAAAAGGTTTATGGCAGAAATGAAGATGAAGCCGAACTATTGAAAATGGTGAAAAGCGGTGCCAACTTTCAAGTAATAGCAGTTGTCGGCATGGGAGGGATCGGCAAAACAACAATTGCTCGAGAAGTGTACAATCACAAGGAGTTGGAAGATATCAAGTTTGACAAAAAAGCGTGGGTGTGCGTTTCAACCAACTTTAAAGTTGAAGAAATCTCAAAGGAACTTCTTGAGCAATTCTCAAAGGAAGTTCcaaaaaatttcaatgaaatacAAGTTCAGCTGGAAAAGGCAGTAAGTGGAAAGAAATTCTTGATAGTGTTAGATGATATTTGGAAGGTGGAGTACCAGCAATGGGAAACGCTTAAGTCTCCTTTCGCAGCTGGTGCACCTGGAAGCATGATGATCGTGACAACACGCGATACAGATGTTGCACAAACAATAAGATGCTCTCATACTTATCAATTGAAGCTTTTATCCAACGACGCTTGTAAATCCTTGTTTCAGGAGCATGCGTTTGGGGCTGGTGCATTTGCTGTTCCTAATCAAATTTCGGATTCAATTTACAAGAGAGTTGTTGAAAGGTGTGGCGGCCTACCACTGGCAGCAAAGACCCTTGGTGGTCTTCTACGCTTTAAGCAGAGCGACACATGGGAAAATATATTGGAAAGCAAAATATGGAGTACATCTGATGAAAGGGATCACATTCTCCCAGCATTAAAGCTAAGCTATCATTATCTTCCTTCGAATCTAAAAAGATGTTTTGGCTATTGCGCAATTTTTCCTCAGGATTACGAATTTGAGGAGAAGGAACTTGCACTTCTATGGATTGCGGAAGGTATTGTTCAACCATCTGATAAACAGCTAGATGAGGCAG